The following coding sequences lie in one Actinomyces capricornis genomic window:
- a CDS encoding glycoside hydrolase family 16 protein yields the protein MADGVAHRLVRTINPGETIEETIEDCLADQSADASWLYDYTQAPGALYISTAVRQEGRTCYRALVYNERERIRLRLERCEPAGTTVIAEGPSVPVSSYPGEQVWILRTTVTGETIEARLADVPGMHLSVTDGAITQGSRVTQTFYLSRRAESPTDVIDTDLEVTSSAPAGTDTFSMLLYEDHFDTGTDFDTTYWGEHYPDWNPGYVKYDWGVITHDTHDVRDGVGRILWRKREVPITRWPNEKDTKAGRKTVRDVDTASIVTRGKLDFTYGRVEVRARFPQSHEGLWAGIWIRPVDGSDGEIDIAETGGGGDSTGKVSADVHYTYDENVTDRHRPVGVEPRPDLTEFHVFAMEKTPERISFFFDGRMYHEVRSDERPELWAKAFGPDKPYYLRLCSQAGWAEKEQEKEKVVKIDTTTFTEAAMEIDYIGVWQMDS from the coding sequence ATGGCGGACGGCGTCGCCCATCGGCTCGTGCGCACGATCAACCCGGGCGAGACGATCGAGGAGACCATCGAGGACTGCCTGGCCGACCAGAGCGCCGACGCCTCGTGGCTCTACGACTACACCCAGGCGCCTGGCGCCCTGTACATCTCCACGGCGGTCCGCCAGGAGGGCAGGACCTGCTACCGGGCCCTGGTGTACAACGAGAGGGAGAGGATCCGCCTGCGCCTGGAGCGCTGCGAGCCCGCGGGCACGACAGTGATCGCCGAGGGCCCCTCCGTGCCGGTGTCCTCCTATCCGGGTGAGCAGGTCTGGATCCTGCGCACCACCGTCACCGGGGAGACGATCGAAGCGAGGCTCGCCGACGTGCCCGGCATGCACCTGTCCGTCACCGATGGCGCCATCACTCAGGGCTCGCGGGTGACACAGACCTTCTACCTCTCCAGGAGAGCGGAATCCCCCACCGATGTGATCGACACCGACCTGGAGGTGACCTCGAGCGCCCCGGCGGGGACGGACACCTTCTCCATGCTCCTGTACGAGGACCACTTCGACACCGGCACCGACTTCGATACCACGTATTGGGGCGAGCACTACCCGGATTGGAACCCCGGGTATGTTAAGTACGATTGGGGTGTTATCACCCATGACACCCACGACGTCAGGGATGGCGTGGGCCGGATCCTGTGGCGCAAGCGCGAGGTGCCGATCACCAGGTGGCCCAACGAGAAGGACACGAAGGCCGGTCGGAAGACCGTGCGCGATGTGGACACCGCCAGCATCGTCACCCGCGGCAAGCTGGACTTCACCTACGGCCGCGTGGAGGTCAGGGCGCGCTTTCCCCAGTCGCATGAGGGACTGTGGGCAGGGATCTGGATACGGCCCGTCGATGGCAGTGATGGGGAGATCGACATCGCCGAGACCGGGGGCGGTGGTGACAGCACCGGCAAGGTCAGCGCGGACGTCCATTACACCTACGACGAGAATGTGACGGACCGGCATCGACCCGTCGGCGTGGAGCCCAGGCCCGACCTCACCGAGTTCCATGTCTTCGCCATGGAGAAGACCCCGGAGCGCATCTCCTTCTTCTTCGACGGCCGCATGTACCACGAGGTCAGGAGCGATGAGCGCCCCGAGCTGTGGGCCAAGGCCTTCGGGCCGGACAAGCCCTACTACCTGCGGCTGTGCTCGCAGGCCGGGTGGGCCGAGAAGGAGCAGGAGAAGGAGAAGGTGGTCAAGATCGACACGACGACGTTCACCGAGGCCGCCATGGAGATCGACTACATCGGCGTGTGGCAGATGGACTCCTAG
- a CDS encoding SDR family oxidoreductase gives MTHADQAATSRTSTPTMAITGATGKVGAMVAQDLRAAGLEPRLLVRDASRAPAWAQDVAVADYGDGQAARRALAGIELLLMVSAAESESRLEEHRTFIEAAASAGVRHVVYTSFLGASPQATFTLSRTHWHTEAALRESGMAFTFLRDSFYTDFLIEVSADGAITGPAGHGRVATVARADVAAAAAAVLRDLAAGRTHHEGATYNLTGPQALSMAEAARIITEVTGRPTVYREESLEEAYASRAHYGAPRWEVDAWVSTYTAIASGELSTVSEDVARLTGRPPLSLADLLRSRPAV, from the coding sequence ATGACACATGCCGATCAGGCGGCCACGAGCCGGACATCCACACCCACCATGGCGATCACCGGCGCCACCGGGAAGGTCGGCGCCATGGTGGCCCAGGACCTGCGCGCCGCGGGCCTGGAGCCCCGGCTCCTGGTGCGCGACGCCTCCCGCGCCCCCGCCTGGGCCCAGGACGTCGCCGTCGCCGACTATGGGGATGGCCAGGCGGCGCGCCGGGCGCTGGCCGGTATCGAGCTGCTCCTCATGGTCTCCGCCGCCGAGTCCGAGAGCCGCCTGGAGGAGCATCGCACCTTCATCGAGGCGGCCGCCTCCGCCGGCGTGCGCCACGTCGTCTACACCTCCTTCCTGGGCGCCTCGCCCCAGGCCACCTTCACCCTCTCGCGCACCCACTGGCACACTGAGGCCGCCCTGCGCGAGTCCGGCATGGCCTTCACCTTCCTGCGCGACTCCTTCTACACCGATTTCCTCATCGAGGTCTCCGCCGACGGCGCTATCACCGGACCCGCCGGCCACGGCCGCGTGGCCACGGTGGCCAGGGCCGACGTCGCCGCCGCGGCCGCGGCTGTCCTGCGCGACCTGGCCGCGGGCAGGACCCACCACGAGGGCGCCACCTACAACCTCACCGGCCCCCAGGCCCTGAGCATGGCCGAGGCCGCGCGCATCATCACCGAGGTCACCGGCCGTCCCACCGTCTACCGCGAGGAGAGCCTGGAGGAGGCCTACGCCTCGCGCGCCCACTACGGTGCTCCCCGCTGGGAGGTCGATGCCTGGGTGAGCACCTACACCGCCATCGCCTCGGGCGAGTTGTCCACCGTCTCCGAGGACGTGGCCCGCCTCACCGGCCGCCCGCCCCTGTCCCTGGCCGATCTGCTGCGCTCACGCCCGGCGGTCTAG
- the cas6 gene encoding CRISPR system precrRNA processing endoribonuclease RAMP protein Cas6 — MPSTVLVHFDTPAPVEATPRRLHAAWGRVFDLPEGVSPARAAGVPALEARPPHELAGTKPYCLGAMTAQPGYLGVELRLLDDRLLDTLDGWLAWGGVLAIGDGGGGEPPLIPVEAQVLEQASWEELVEDDGACAWEVRLLSPTVFTSRGRHLDSISPASLATSLGARWRQWDAATAPQLPGREELCQVLAVEDRTYAVRTGLGMPRADGRGRLSSRRISAREGDLRITAVAGRRATRVFSQLMSLARFTNVGSHTSFGMGVLDVEPVG, encoded by the coding sequence GTGCCCAGTACTGTTCTGGTCCACTTCGATACGCCCGCACCGGTGGAGGCTACTCCTCGACGGCTTCATGCCGCGTGGGGCAGGGTCTTCGACCTGCCTGAGGGGGTCTCGCCGGCGCGGGCGGCCGGGGTGCCGGCGCTGGAGGCGCGCCCGCCGCATGAACTCGCCGGCACCAAGCCGTACTGCTTGGGGGCGATGACGGCGCAGCCGGGCTATCTCGGCGTGGAGCTGCGCCTGCTCGATGATCGGCTGCTGGACACGCTGGACGGGTGGCTGGCCTGGGGCGGGGTGCTGGCGATCGGCGATGGCGGGGGTGGGGAGCCTCCGCTGATCCCGGTGGAGGCCCAGGTCCTGGAGCAGGCCTCCTGGGAGGAGCTGGTGGAGGACGACGGGGCCTGTGCCTGGGAGGTGCGCCTGCTCTCCCCCACGGTGTTCACCTCCCGGGGGCGCCACCTGGATTCCATCTCTCCGGCGTCCTTGGCCACGAGCCTGGGCGCCCGGTGGAGGCAGTGGGATGCGGCGACAGCGCCGCAGCTGCCGGGGAGGGAGGAGCTGTGCCAGGTGCTGGCCGTTGAGGATCGCACCTACGCGGTGAGGACGGGCCTGGGGATGCCGCGGGCCGATGGCCGTGGCCGGTTGTCCTCGCGGCGGATCTCCGCGCGCGAGGGCGATCTGCGGATCACTGCCGTGGCGGGCAGGCGGGCGACCCGAGTGTTCTCCCAGCTCATGTCGCTGGCGCGCTTCACCAATGTCGGCTCCCACACCTCCTTCGGGATGGGGGTGCTGGATGTGGAGCCTGTCGGGTAG